The segment GCATGGTCGTTTTGGTTTCATCGGCATCGCTCCACCTCCTCGTGCATAACAAAAGCCCCGGGGGTTTTGACCTTCGAGGCTTCACTCTATCTTTCTTGCGACTATACCATATCATATATGGCACCCGGACATTTCCGGACATTTCCGGCGCATTTATATAATTGTAGGGTTTTCCGGAACTTTTACATGGGACAACGCGCTGCTGTGCCATCTGCGTATCGTGCGTTCATCAGCAGAAAGCTCATCGCCTATTCGCATCCATGTATAATTCTTCAAATAACGATACGTTAGAATCAACCGTTCATCCATATTGACTACCTGTCCAATTACAGACTCGATCTCGTCCTTAAGCTGCAGGAGAAGACAGAGTTCATCATTTACTCTCTCTTCCTTTTCCCAGATGCGATTTAGCGTTTGTACAAAGGACGCATCATTTGGATGATTTTGATTGTAATGCTCCTCAAAGCCAGGACTGCCAACAGATGCGGCCATTGCTTTCAGATTTTCCAGTTCTTCCGCATCCAGACGGATTCTCTGCTCCAAGCGATACGCCTGATTGAGATAGGACTTTGGCGTCATGCTGCCACCTTCTCCTTTAACCGCTGAATCAAATAATCTGAATCAACACTTGTCAGATCATTGTACAAACTGGAATGGAAGAAACTCTCAAGCCGTATGGCATCTTCCATAGCCATAGCATTACCCGGATTTTTCTTTAGTCTCTTCAGCGCAGACAGGTAATCTTTTGCTGCCTGCGCCACAATGGCAGTCGCAAGATCCTCATATGGATCAAACCCGTGGTTCTTGTTCATATGCAGCCTCCTTGAAATTCTTTTTCGCAACCATGGATTGGCATATGTTTGGCATTAATTTACTCTGATTGTTATTAGGAAAGCCGTGCTTTCACTGCCCGGATCAGATTCTCCTGTGTGGCGTTCTTATCTTCCAGTGCCTTCAGCACGTCTTCATCAATCGTGTCCTTCGTCACGATGTTATGAATGGTTACAACCTCGGTCTGGCCTTGACGGTTGAGTCTCGCGTCTGTTTGCTGCCGCATCTCCAAAGACCAGCAGAGGGAGAACCAGACTAGAATATGACCGCCACGCTGCAGGTTTAAGCCGTGTCCGGCAGATGCAGGAGAAATCAGAGCGACTGGTATCTTTCCTGCATTCCAATCGGCAACATCCTCTGATGATTTAAGGTCCCGTACAGCAATCCCCTTCTCTTTCAGATAATCAATGATGCGCAGGCGATCATGCTGATACCAGTATGCAACCAAGACATTCTGCCCGACCGCTTCTTCAATGAGATCAGTTAACATCTCAAGCTTTCGATCATGAATCCGCATCACATCATGGTTCTCGTTGTAAACAGCACCATTAGCCATTTCAAGTAGTCTGCCGGAAAGAACAGCTGCATTGGCAGCATCAACTTCATTCTCATCAATCGTAAGAACAAGCTCTTTCTTCAATTCCTCGTAGAGTTTCTTTTCTTCCGGGTTCATCTCGACCATGTGATCTACTGTCACGCACTTCGGCAGATCCGGAAGAAAGTCTCTTGCCTTCATAGAAACTGAAATGTCACTAATCTTCTGATAAATCGCATCCTCTGCACCGGGCAACGGAACATAGGTATAGACCACTCCGGTGTAAGGATTCATACTTCCTGCCTTAAAATATGATTCCCGGTACCTGCCGATGAATCTCCCAAGGCGTTTACCCTGATCAATGATGGCCACTTCTCCCCAGAGATCCAGAAGACCGTTACTTGCCGGCGTTCCGGTAAGTCCCCAGATCCGCTTAATGTACGGACGGACTTTGCGGAGTGCCTTATATCGCTGACTCTTGTAGTTCTTGAAGGAACTGAGTTCATCCACCACAACGCAATCGAATGGCCACGGGATTTTGTGTAATTCCAGAAAATCAGTTAGCCACTTCACATTTTCCCGATTAATCACGTAGATATCAGCATCTGCTCTGAGTGCCTTGACTCGCTCTTTACTGCTGCCAATAATCACTGACATCCGCAGATCCTGTGTGTGAAACCAGAGATTCTTTTCTTCTGGCCAGACGTCACGACTAACACGGAGTGGTGCAATCACCAAAGTCTTCCTGACCTCAAAGGAATCAAACATCAGATCTGCAATAGCCGTTAGGCTGATCACTGTTTTTCCAAGTCCCATCTCGAGAATCAACAGGGCTTCCGGATGGTTCTCGACAAACTTCACACAGTATTTTTGATAATCATGCAGGTCTGATCTTGAAAGTTCATTCATCGGCGCTCCCTTCTGATGATTTTCCGTAGTTTTCCTGCAACTTCAGAGATAGCTTTCCGGTCCTGCGCCGGCTCTGCAATGAGAGTCGCAAGCACAGCAGAAACCTCATCCATCTCCTTCATCATCTCTTTATGGTGTGCACGGTCTTCACTGATCAGTTCGTTCAGCTCGTGGATGCATTCTTCGTCGTCACCATGCGCCAATTCAACTTCATTCACCCATTGGATGACGGCCTCCTTCATCTCCCGCCCCATATGTTCTTCGATGAGACGTATCAGATCTTCTTCGTTAAAGATCGTCTCCAGTGATCCATCCTTCAGTTTTATAATCGTACCCATCATCGTTTACCTTCCTTGATCGCAGAAATGATGCCGGGTATCTCTTCCGGATCGTCTAGAACGAATAACTGGAAGCCAAGATTTTGAAGGAGGACATGCCTTCTCAATTGCAACTTTCTAGGCTTTTTGCCGGGTGTCTTTACTTCGACAAATCCGATCATCCCACCCGGCATCAAAACGATACGATCTGGCATGCCAGCCATGCCCGGCGAAACAAACTTTGGTGCCATTCCACCCGCCCTCTCTACCATCACAACTAAGCGATGTTCAATGCTTTTTTCACTCATACCTTCTCCTAAAAGCAGAAAGGTGCAGGTCTCGAAGGTCAACCCTTAAAACCTCTATATAAATATTTTTATGAAAATCCTCTATAGGGACTTTTATATATAGACCTTCTCGACCTGCACCTTTTGATTTAATTCAGAAAATCCTGACCTGATTTGAGCCTCAGCCCATAGATGAGAATCCCGGATTTTGTCTTTTTCCGCCGATATCCTGCCTTTTCCAGATTGCCATAGAAATCTGTTGTGCTCCTTGCGTACTCGCCACTCTGGAAACAGATCGCATGGTACTGCTGGTACAGGTCCCCTGATTTTTCTGAATATGACGGATCAACATCGCAGTACTCGTCGATGAACTGACCAAGCCAGTCATTGTCTTCGCGATACTTATCAACGGCATCCCTGACTGCCTTCGGCTCTTCGATCTTGAATCCTTTCTGAATTGCAATTTTTGCGCCTTCAATGATCCACGAAAGAATTGCCGGACCTGCATGCTCAAAGAGATAGTCAGAGTAATTTTTGATGTCGGAGGTTCCGGTGATTTTTGCGTTGAAGGGAATCACGATCAATCTGCGCCAGGTTCCGTCATCATTGGCTGACACCTTTGGCAGGTAGTTTGTGTAAAGGACTAGCGTATGAGAAGGATCAAAATGAAACGGATCTTTATATTTCTTTTCTGCCTCAATCGGATCAACGCTGCAAAGCTGCTTTACCATGCCGGTGTTGAGTCTCTGCCCTTCCTCTAGCTCTGATGCAATGATCAACCTCTTTCCCTTCAGTTCTGCCATCTCTGGCTTCACGTTTCTCTTGCAGTTCATGGTGAGAGCTTCCGCCGAGATTTTTCCTGAGTAGTTTCCAAGGACTCTTGCAATGGTGTTCCAAAAAGTGGACTTACCATTTGCACCACCGCCGTAAGCAATGATCATTTGCTCTGCATATACACGGCCAACCGCTGCCATACCGACGATCGCCTGTACATAAGCAATCAGCTCCTGATCGCCACAAAAGAACAGATTGAGGTTCTGGATCCACAGCTCCTTCCCTTTTTCTCCCGGAGAACATGCCGTGATCTTAGTGATGAGATCATCCGGATCATGTGAATGACAACCAGAGATACCTTTTGTCAGATCGTAAGTGGCATCTGGCGTGTTTAGAAGTTCAGGATCATAATCAAGCTCAGAAACATCCAGCGCCATCATCGGCTTTGCAGCATTCTGGGTGTTGACAATGTTCTTGTAGTTTCGATATTTCATGACAAACTTCTTGTAAGTGTCTGCTCCAACCAGAGCGTAGAAAAGTCCGACTTTGTTATCAGGGACGGATGCCGCAAGATTTTTGCTTCTAGCTTTGACTTCTTCCTCAGGAATTCCGAGCGCGGTCAGATTCTCTTCCGCAATGCGGATTGCTTCCGTTGCATCGAGAAGCTGATCGTCCATGAAGTTTTCTACAATTCCCAGAGATTTCTGCTTGTCTTCATACCAGCGGTCTCCACCGAAGGCAATGAAGTCAGTAGCGCTCGTAAAACGAAGCTGATTCATGCATTCCTTTGCCAGCACTTTTGCTTCACCAATATCGGAGTAATCTTCCGGCTTCAAAAAGCAGGTGCCAAAGGTATCTTCATACTCGTCCGGCGGAACGTAGCCTTCGCTTCTCTCCACCTTGTTCTTGTAAAACTTTAGAGCGCTATGCCAAATGGTGCGCAGCTCTTTCGCGAGCAACGGAGGATCGCATTTACCGGCGCGCTCCAGATAAGCCTCATAGGCTTTTTCCGTTGGTCCGAAACGCTTTAACACCCTGCCGGCAAAGTGAGACATCGTATTGTTACGACTGCCTTCCGGAATAGATCCGCCAGTATATAAAGGTTCCTCCACTTCTTCTGCATCCGGCTTCTCTGGAAGGATCTCATCAATCGTAAGCGCGCCTTCATGCCAGAACACATCTTCCGGATTTACCTTCGTTCCATATAGAAAGCGAGCAGCATCCAGAGCCTTTGAGTCAAAAAACGGAAACTGCTGCATTCCAGCCTTCTTTAGTGACGCAAAAGCAGCGGAATCAGAGCAGATCGTGATTGGTGCAATTAAATGAAATCTCGGCCGAGGGGAGAAATTCTCTTTCCGCAGCATGTTATGCCTGCTTGGAGACGCCGCAAAGGAAACGTCAGCAAGTGCCCCCTTGGCCAGTTTCTCCGGGGTCACCCAGTCATCCGGATTTTCCGAAAAGTCGTTGTCACAGTCCCAGACGATCGCATC is part of the Galactobacillus timonensis genome and harbors:
- a CDS encoding RNA polymerase subunit sigma-70, which encodes MTPKSYLNQAYRLEQRIRLDAEELENLKAMAASVGSPGFEEHYNQNHPNDASFVQTLNRIWEKEERVNDELCLLLQLKDEIESVIGQVVNMDERLILTYRYLKNYTWMRIGDELSADERTIRRWHSSALSHVKVPENPTII
- a CDS encoding DEAD/DEAH box helicase — encoded protein: MNELSRSDLHDYQKYCVKFVENHPEALLILEMGLGKTVISLTAIADLMFDSFEVRKTLVIAPLRVSRDVWPEEKNLWFHTQDLRMSVIIGSSKERVKALRADADIYVINRENVKWLTDFLELHKIPWPFDCVVVDELSSFKNYKSQRYKALRKVRPYIKRIWGLTGTPASNGLLDLWGEVAIIDQGKRLGRFIGRYRESYFKAGSMNPYTGVVYTYVPLPGAEDAIYQKISDISVSMKARDFLPDLPKCVTVDHMVEMNPEEKKLYEELKKELVLTIDENEVDAANAAVLSGRLLEMANGAVYNENHDVMRIHDRKLEMLTDLIEEAVGQNVLVAYWYQHDRLRIIDYLKEKGIAVRDLKSSEDVADWNAGKIPVALISPASAGHGLNLQRGGHILVWFSLCWSLEMRQQTDARLNRQGQTEVVTIHNIVTKDTIDEDVLKALEDKNATQENLIRAVKARLS
- a CDS encoding VRR-NUC domain-containing protein, coding for MSEKSIEHRLVVMVERAGGMAPKFVSPGMAGMPDRIVLMPGGMIGFVEVKTPGKKPRKLQLRRHVLLQNLGFQLFVLDDPEEIPGIISAIKEGKR
- a CDS encoding phage/plasmid primase, P4 family; amino-acid sequence: MMKFTLYTADCTGNEANCLYPHKVIINSPEEFASAVARDHVTAAYKGNYRSNDNFLSADAIVWDCDNDFSENPDDWVTPEKLAKGALADVSFAASPSRHNMLRKENFSPRPRFHLIAPITICSDSAAFASLKKAGMQQFPFFDSKALDAARFLYGTKVNPEDVFWHEGALTIDEILPEKPDAEEVEEPLYTGGSIPEGSRNNTMSHFAGRVLKRFGPTEKAYEAYLERAGKCDPPLLAKELRTIWHSALKFYKNKVERSEGYVPPDEYEDTFGTCFLKPEDYSDIGEAKVLAKECMNQLRFTSATDFIAFGGDRWYEDKQKSLGIVENFMDDQLLDATEAIRIAEENLTALGIPEEEVKARSKNLAASVPDNKVGLFYALVGADTYKKFVMKYRNYKNIVNTQNAAKPMMALDVSELDYDPELLNTPDATYDLTKGISGCHSHDPDDLITKITACSPGEKGKELWIQNLNLFFCGDQELIAYVQAIVGMAAVGRVYAEQMIIAYGGGANGKSTFWNTIARVLGNYSGKISAEALTMNCKRNVKPEMAELKGKRLIIASELEEGQRLNTGMVKQLCSVDPIEAEKKYKDPFHFDPSHTLVLYTNYLPKVSANDDGTWRRLIVIPFNAKITGTSDIKNYSDYLFEHAGPAILSWIIEGAKIAIQKGFKIEEPKAVRDAVDKYREDNDWLGQFIDEYCDVDPSYSEKSGDLYQQYHAICFQSGEYARSTTDFYGNLEKAGYRRKKTKSGILIYGLRLKSGQDFLN